In a single window of the Actinomycetota bacterium genome:
- the disA gene encoding DNA integrity scanning protein DisA produces the protein MHGRTLSVERNELWLAALSKVAPGTRLRDGLDRIVRAKMGALVVLGDDPDVLAICSGGFLLDAPFTPQRLSELAKMDGAIILAADGQRIARANVHLVPDPSVPTSETGTRHRTAERVARSIRVPVVSVSEEMSVIAVYVAETKHQLQEVGRLLDRANQALQTLERYRARLDDAMANLTTLELEDVVTLRDVATVIQRAEMVHRIADEIETMIVELGVDARLLRLQLDEVYSDVAPDLDLVIKDYLSPGCERTVPEVLTSLAVLDDDDVLELRKAAATLQLPCGTADLDHPLSPRGERLLNRVPRLGKGVAAAVAEHFGDLSKLLRATVGDLCKVDGVNEVRAVAIKDALSRLTEESILDQYS, from the coding sequence GTGCACGGGCGTACCCTTTCCGTCGAGCGCAACGAGCTGTGGCTCGCCGCGTTGTCGAAGGTGGCCCCCGGCACTCGCCTGCGTGACGGCCTCGACCGCATCGTGAGGGCGAAGATGGGTGCGCTCGTGGTGCTCGGCGACGACCCCGACGTGCTCGCCATCTGCTCGGGTGGCTTCTTGCTAGACGCGCCGTTCACCCCTCAGCGCCTCTCGGAGCTGGCCAAGATGGACGGGGCGATCATCCTCGCCGCCGACGGCCAGCGCATCGCCCGGGCCAACGTGCACCTCGTGCCCGACCCGAGCGTCCCGACGAGCGAGACGGGTACCCGGCACCGCACCGCCGAGCGCGTCGCCCGCTCCATCCGCGTGCCGGTGGTGAGCGTCAGCGAGGAGATGAGCGTCATCGCCGTCTACGTCGCCGAGACCAAGCACCAGCTGCAAGAGGTCGGCAGGCTGCTCGACCGCGCGAACCAGGCCCTCCAGACCCTGGAGCGCTATCGGGCCCGGCTCGACGACGCGATGGCGAACCTCACCACGCTCGAGCTCGAAGACGTCGTCACCTTGCGCGACGTGGCCACGGTCATCCAGCGCGCCGAGATGGTGCACCGCATCGCAGATGAGATCGAGACGATGATCGTCGAGCTCGGCGTCGACGCCCGGCTGCTGCGCCTGCAGCTCGACGAGGTGTACAGCGACGTCGCCCCCGATCTCGACCTGGTGATCAAGGACTACCTCAGCCCCGGCTGCGAACGCACCGTGCCCGAAGTGCTCACGTCTCTCGCGGTGCTCGACGACGACGACGTGCTCGAGCTGCGCAAGGCTGCCGCCACTTTGCAGCTCCCCTGCGGCACCGCCGACCTCGACCACCCCCTGTCGCCGCGCGGTGAGCGCCTGCTCAACCGGGTGCCGCGGCTCGGCAAGGGAGTGGCCGCGGCCGTGGCCGAGCACTTCGGCGATCTGTCCAAGCTGCTGCGGGCGACGGTTGGCGACCTGTGCAAGGTGGACGGCGTCAACGAGGTGCGCGCCGTCGCCATCAAGGACGCGCTCAGCCGGTTGACGGAGGAGTCGATCCTCGATCAGTACAGCTGA
- a CDS encoding LysM peptidoglycan-binding domain-containing protein: protein MRRLRGLVALVALAFVVFGIPLLLVRVAGAPWPDTMPNPSGAVDSLRDGRIDAGVVVAVLAALLWVAWARLVVSLLVEMWHVRRGREVPRVLVLGAGTQRLAALLVSSLSLLGGVATRGAAADAASVSEVLARLMPDSAPTGGREELVFGAPWTVPEQGAVVQDGGTGGTTTIGWTVRQHDSWWGLAETLFEDGARWREIHELNVGREVAPGVVLDAAAESVEPGWLVLLPAAPVVTVEPGDTLSAIARETLGDAVAWPEIWEVNGGDSFDGRVFEDPNLILPGWRLEMPTTTVVAPRRVVAAHDAFAQVEVVDAVEVVPPEPPQTPALATLAPPQGEPASAVPPSATVPDDECAVVVALPASSREGRGLAGAALVASGAMVMVELSRRRRLRSAPAHTRLPAPSSTAEQTELALRALERSEQLVRLDLALRAAAGRLAPPGQLGLEGARVLLAIVAPTGAIEIHLDRAVEAPPPWRATGERSWELPAGVTVEELAVLGGDRAMPCQALAHVGRSSAGEVYLDVEAVGVLRIEGDDDDTAPILRAVALGLALSPFSLSASLVGTAGGAARWRGGRAWQVVESVDEAVELAAACTSGLGARLGHSGSTFTARAASGAEAWEPTIVVLRRGDVGAGEVQMLSAIAAGGGAGVAVVTDVPGVEGGALLHVGAGDVWTLDPFGIELFPVGLEIEEADAIEQLLDEARSESLVEEDAPPARSEPVPAWELLIRVLGPLEVVASTGRAAVFERSKALELVAWLGLHRERATRSGARTALWDLDVRDATFANVVSDARRSLARSVAPPPGEEWIGRTLTDQLPLHPLVVSDVELLRARLRRARAASGDEAVAELREGLALVRGQVFSGTGFLWPDTSGLTSELVLLVVSAATELASRCLERGDIEGVFWATGQGLAVLPGHEELVGLRMQAHGAAGDYAGVRAVWAEYERSLVDPWGDSEASPKLVRLRRQLLSCTDRGSTPPSTG from the coding sequence GTGAGGCGCTTGCGGGGGTTGGTGGCGCTCGTCGCACTCGCGTTCGTCGTGTTCGGCATCCCCCTACTGCTGGTTCGCGTGGCGGGCGCCCCGTGGCCGGACACGATGCCGAACCCGTCCGGTGCGGTCGACTCGCTGCGCGATGGTCGGATCGACGCCGGCGTCGTCGTCGCCGTACTTGCCGCGCTGCTGTGGGTGGCGTGGGCGCGGCTGGTGGTGAGCCTCTTGGTCGAGATGTGGCACGTTCGCCGCGGCCGTGAGGTGCCGCGTGTCCTCGTGCTCGGGGCGGGAACGCAACGGTTGGCGGCGTTGCTCGTCTCCAGTCTCTCGTTGCTCGGGGGAGTCGCGACCCGCGGCGCCGCAGCCGACGCGGCGTCCGTGTCGGAGGTGCTGGCGCGGTTGATGCCCGACTCGGCTCCGACAGGCGGGCGCGAGGAATTGGTGTTCGGTGCACCGTGGACGGTGCCCGAGCAAGGAGCGGTGGTCCAAGACGGCGGAACGGGAGGGACGACCACGATCGGATGGACGGTCCGCCAGCACGACTCGTGGTGGGGACTCGCGGAGACCCTGTTCGAAGACGGTGCCCGGTGGCGGGAGATCCACGAGCTGAACGTCGGGCGTGAGGTTGCCCCCGGTGTCGTCCTCGATGCCGCCGCCGAGTCGGTGGAGCCCGGATGGCTGGTACTACTGCCGGCGGCTCCCGTGGTGACCGTGGAACCCGGTGACACGCTGAGCGCGATCGCGCGGGAGACCCTGGGCGACGCCGTTGCCTGGCCCGAGATCTGGGAAGTGAACGGGGGAGACAGCTTCGACGGGCGGGTGTTCGAGGACCCGAACCTGATCCTCCCCGGGTGGCGGTTGGAGATGCCGACCACCACCGTCGTCGCACCGAGACGCGTCGTCGCCGCGCACGACGCGTTCGCCCAGGTGGAAGTGGTCGACGCGGTCGAGGTGGTGCCCCCGGAACCGCCGCAGACGCCGGCTCTCGCCACGTTGGCGCCGCCGCAGGGGGAGCCCGCGTCGGCGGTGCCGCCGTCGGCGACCGTGCCCGACGACGAGTGCGCCGTCGTCGTGGCGCTGCCGGCGTCGTCTCGTGAGGGCCGTGGGCTCGCCGGCGCCGCCCTCGTCGCCTCCGGAGCGATGGTGATGGTCGAGCTCAGCCGCCGTCGCCGGCTGCGCTCGGCCCCGGCCCATACGCGCCTTCCCGCCCCGAGCAGCACAGCCGAACAGACCGAGCTGGCGTTGCGGGCGCTGGAACGCTCCGAACAGCTCGTCCGGCTCGACCTTGCGCTGCGCGCTGCGGCCGGACGCCTGGCACCGCCTGGTCAGCTCGGTCTCGAAGGTGCCCGGGTGTTGCTCGCCATCGTCGCCCCGACGGGGGCGATCGAGATCCACCTCGATCGTGCTGTCGAAGCGCCGCCACCGTGGCGGGCGACCGGCGAGCGGTCGTGGGAGCTACCTGCGGGCGTGACGGTGGAGGAGCTTGCCGTCCTCGGCGGTGACCGGGCGATGCCCTGCCAGGCCCTCGCCCATGTCGGGCGCAGCTCCGCGGGTGAGGTCTACCTCGACGTCGAGGCCGTGGGAGTGCTGCGCATCGAGGGTGACGACGACGACACCGCGCCGATCCTGCGCGCGGTCGCGCTCGGTCTCGCGCTGTCACCGTTCTCGCTGTCGGCCTCGCTCGTCGGCACTGCCGGTGGCGCCGCACGCTGGCGCGGGGGGCGCGCCTGGCAGGTGGTCGAGAGCGTCGACGAGGCGGTGGAGCTCGCCGCCGCCTGCACCAGCGGGCTCGGTGCCAGGCTCGGGCACTCCGGCTCCACGTTCACCGCTCGGGCGGCGAGTGGGGCCGAAGCGTGGGAACCGACCATCGTCGTCCTGCGGCGCGGTGACGTGGGCGCCGGGGAGGTCCAAATGCTCAGCGCGATCGCGGCCGGCGGGGGTGCGGGGGTGGCGGTGGTCACCGACGTGCCCGGCGTGGAGGGTGGAGCGCTGCTGCACGTCGGCGCTGGCGACGTCTGGACGCTCGACCCGTTCGGGATCGAGCTCTTCCCGGTGGGGCTGGAGATCGAAGAGGCCGACGCGATCGAGCAACTGCTCGACGAGGCGCGCAGCGAATCACTGGTCGAAGAGGATGCCCCGCCGGCCCGCAGCGAGCCCGTGCCCGCGTGGGAACTGCTCATCCGCGTGCTCGGGCCGCTCGAGGTCGTCGCGTCGACGGGTCGGGCCGCGGTGTTCGAGCGATCGAAGGCGCTCGAGCTCGTCGCCTGGCTCGGGCTGCACCGCGAGCGCGCCACCCGCTCCGGCGCGCGCACTGCGCTGTGGGACCTCGACGTGCGCGACGCGACGTTCGCGAACGTCGTCTCCGACGCCAGGCGGTCGCTGGCCCGTTCGGTCGCCCCGCCTCCGGGAGAGGAGTGGATCGGACGCACGTTGACTGACCAGCTCCCGCTGCACCCGCTCGTGGTCTCCGACGTCGAGTTGCTGCGGGCGCGTCTTCGCCGGGCTCGGGCGGCGAGCGGAGACGAAGCCGTCGCCGAGCTGCGCGAGGGCCTCGCGCTCGTCAGGGGACAGGTGTTCAGTGGCACCGGCTTCCTCTGGCCGGACACCTCCGGGCTGACGTCGGAGCTGGTGCTGCTCGTGGTGAGCGCGGCGACAGAGCTGGCTTCACGCTGCCTCGAGCGCGGCGACATCGAAGGGGTGTTCTGGGCCACGGGGCAGGGTTTGGCGGTGCTGCCCGGTCACGAGGAGCTGGTCGGGTTGCGGATGCAGGCCCACGGCGCGGCCGGGGACTACGCCGGCGTGCGGGCGGTGTGGGCCGAGTACGAGCGCTCGCTCGTCGATCCCTGGGGTGACAGCGAGGCCAGCCCGAAGCTCGTGCGGCTTCGTCGCCAGCTGCTCAGCTGTACTGATCGAGGATCGACTCCTCCGTCAACCGGCTGA
- a CDS encoding 2'-5' RNA ligase family protein gives MRRSALVVVVPEAEAVVAPWRALGELVAPRSVPAHVTVLYPFAMPPLGEALLATVAATVVRRPVFEVTFWRTGVFAERLLYLEPDPSEPFLALTRELTERFPDHPPYAGEVPVELVKPHLTVAFGLAPQPLREALAALGAMAPIVHTVTHVTVLAEDEHQEWQVVAEAPLGG, from the coding sequence GTGAGACGGTCAGCCCTCGTGGTCGTCGTGCCCGAAGCCGAGGCGGTGGTGGCGCCGTGGCGCGCGCTGGGTGAGTTGGTGGCCCCACGCAGCGTGCCCGCCCATGTGACCGTGCTCTATCCGTTCGCGATGCCCCCGCTCGGCGAAGCGTTGCTCGCCACGGTGGCCGCGACCGTGGTGCGGCGCCCGGTGTTCGAGGTCACCTTCTGGCGCACCGGGGTCTTCGCCGAGCGCTTGCTCTACCTGGAGCCGGATCCGTCCGAGCCGTTCCTCGCGCTCACGCGTGAGCTGACCGAGCGCTTCCCGGACCATCCGCCGTACGCCGGGGAGGTGCCCGTCGAGCTGGTCAAGCCCCACCTCACCGTCGCCTTCGGACTGGCGCCGCAGCCCTTGCGGGAGGCGCTCGCCGCGCTGGGCGCGATGGCGCCGATCGTGCACACCGTCACCCACGTCACCGTGCTGGCCGAGGACGAGCACCAGGAGTGGCAGGTGGTGGCCGAGGCCCCACTTGGCGGCTAG